Within Theileria orientalis strain Shintoku DNA, chromosome 4, complete genome, the genomic segment GAGTACTGCACTGGatattgatttttacaGGTACGTGTAAGTAAGAAATAGATGGAATTTAGGCGTATTCTCGTCACTGTTGTTTAATTTCTGCTACACATCTAAAAGAGTCAGGTCAATTGTCTACGTCCTCATATCGACACCCTATTATATTCTATTACCCATGTTTTTAAGGTCAAAATACCATAATGCCATTGTTTCGCTCATTCTAGGTGGTTtgatatacacactaggAGCGTTTGTATACGGCTCTAAATTTCCAAACTTGATACCAGGAGTATTTGAATATCATGAACTGTTCCATATATTCTGCTTGCTCGGATTTTCAGGAGTTTCAATGGctaacttttttatttgtaaaaacGATAGAGCAACAGTACTTCAAAGGGTATTTGGATAGAAACATTGacttgtaaaattaatatcatttgaataacataatatgtATGGTTAATAGCTACTAATTTATCCTATGTGTTTGACCTTacgatttaaataaatagataatacGGATTCTACTTCCCCATTTCTGTGTTAATCGGTTCAATATTGttagtttgtttttataattgtaaCCTGAGACTtacaattatataattttgtattatatatttacttgattcatattatttacttgtCACAAATTatgaatttgatttaatgttttgttattgttatatttacCATTATTCTCTATAGATTTGCTTTACATAGCAtacactaatatttaatattttaaattaaaatgaaggatcataaattgaattttttatataataagaGAAAGGGCGTCCCTCTATTACGAGGaagaatatatatttttaatttcttgATGATACCATTGTATTATTACAGTATTACAAAATATGAGTTGGATAATGACACTAGACTCACATTCTACATACACTTTTTGTGTTATGTGTTTAATACACTGGCGTGTGCTTTATACCATAATGGCTCCTGTAACTTAATAGACAGATCAACCTATAGAAGAATGGATTACGCAGGTACTGAATGTGGTTTTTAATCATAATTCAGGGGTATTTATGGCAAATTTGGGATCGCCCTTTCCCGGAATGATGTATTTCCTGAAAACAGACTTGGATCTTATTGTATTATTGACACATttgtttgtaaattttcTAGGTACTCACACACAaaacataattatttataggAGCTTTGGCGTATTTAAACACGGACCTTATTTACTCAAAGAGGTTTTACAGATACGTGATGCTGGCGGCACCAAACTTTATTTCAGTACattttttgtacaatatttttgcACACAAAAGGTACCTGGCCCTAGTATTTTACCTTATATCCTCAACTTTGTTCATGTCCGGGGCTATCATTTGGACGACTCAGAAGCCAAATTTTTTTGAAGGAGTGTTTGAGTTCCACGAACTTTGCCATACATTTTATCTAATTGCCATATTTATGGCCTTTATGATGAATTGTAGCATAATAATATGGCAAAGGTAAAATCGTCATTGTAACAATAATGTTACTTAGTAAATGTGCACCAAAACCTGAGAATATAAGGCACCTGAATGATGGAATCctcttttaaattaatttaatatatcaGTTTTTgtttgtacattaaaatattgtgcCTCAATTATTGAGTTTGTTTGTTACGGATTCTACTTCCCCATTTCTGTGTTAATCGGTTCAATATTGttagtttgtttttataattgtaaCCTGAGACTtacaattatataattttgtattatatatttacttgattcatattatttacttgtCACAAATTatgaatttgatttaatgttttgttattgttatatttacCATTATTCTCTATAGATTTGCTTTACATAGCAtacactaatatttaatattttaaattaaaatgaaggatcataaattgaattttttatataataagaGAAAGGGCGTCCCTCTATTACGAGGAAGAATATACATcctaaatttgtttatgttgCCCCTCTTCTACTTTAAATACCTGAAATTGAGACCTGACTATTTGTCTAGGCTtagcatatatatatatctcCTCGGAATTCTACTGCATACCGTGGCTTGCGTAGTTTTTCACGCAAGTTCAGGAAACACGTTTTACAGATCAGTTTTGAGAAGAATCGACTACGGAGGTAAGAAGaaagttaaaaaaataatacgTAGCAATTTTTTTGATAAACATAACCAACGCATTTCCCGCGTTTGTACACTTCATCGAAAAGGATAAGCACGTTATCATGCTAGTCTTCCACTTGTTAATTAACTTCTACGGTAAGATAGGGCCTCATGACGTATTTTTAGGAATGTTTGCGTGTTTGCTgatgaattttatattcacaGAAAAGTCGCTGAGAATATTTCTGTTTTGGATATCGCACAGCATCTGCAACTTCGTGCCTTACAAGTTCTACATGTATAAAATGCACATGGCACTGTTTTACTATGTTTTCGGATACATCATGGTAGCAACAGGAGTGTTGGTGTACTACCTGGAGAAGCCAAA encodes:
- a CDS encoding uncharacterized protein (Hly-III related proteins family protein), producing the protein MTSNKFDKSPSGGSKEAKLPVLRGKINLLFFLIFPIVLFKIFFKQKNLEKMPFLIFSFCAAFNFLSSIVLHLRIWEQEEYSVLRRIDYAGIFLMIGAGGIPTYSLLMTNDFMVILGVLHWILIFTGVFSSLLFNFCYTSKRVRSIVYVLISTPYYILLPMFLRSKYHNAIVSLILGGLIYTLGAFVYGSKFPNLIPGVFEYHELFHIFCLLGFSGVSMANFFICKNDRATVLQRVFG
- a CDS encoding uncharacterized protein (Hly-III related proteins family protein), coding for MKDHKLNFLYNKRKGVPLLRGRIYIFNFLMIPLYYYSITKYELDNDTRLTFYIHFLCYVFNTLACALYHNGSCNLIDRSTYRRMDYAGVFMANLGSPFPGMMYFLKTDLDLIVLLTHLFVNFLGALAYLNTDLIYSKRFYRYVMLAAPNFISVHFLYNIFAHKRYLALVFYLISSTLFMSGAIIWTTQKPNFFEGVFEFHELCHTFYLIAIFMAFMMNCSIIIWQR